A region of the Prosthecodimorpha staleyi genome:
TGTTCCGCACGCCGCAGGCGCAGGGCACGCTCCGGCTCGGCGTCGCGGACGACTTCATTCCGCATCAGTTGCCCGGCCTGCTCGCCCGTTTCCGCCGGCACCATCCGGGCATTCATATCGACCTGCGCACCGGCATGAGCTGCGACCTCGTCGCCGCGATGGCTCGGGGCGAACTGGACCTCGCCATCGCGCAGCGCGGCGCCACCGGAGCCACCGGCCGGCTCCTGTGGCGCGAGCCGATGGTCTGGATCGCCGCCGCCGGCTGGCGCGCCGAGCCCGACCGACCGGTGCCGCTGGTCGCCCTGCCGGCGCCATGCAGCTACCGGCGCATCGCCGAGGCGGCGCTTGCCGACCAGGGCCGCAGCCTGCAGGTCACCTGCACGGCCAGCAGCCTGATGGGCATCCAGGCGGCGGTGCGCGGCGGCCTCGGCGCCACCGTGCTCGGCCGCTCCTTCGTGGCGCCGGGCCTGGACATCTTGGGGGCCGCCGAGGGCTGGCCGCCGCTGCCCGATATCGAGATCGTGCTGATCGGCGAGGACGGCGCGCGCGCCGATCTGGCCGGTCCGCTGGTCGGCTTCCTGACCGAGACGCTGGCCGCACCGCGCCTGCAGTTCGTCGCCTGACCGGATCGCCGGGCCACGGGCGTGGCGCCCGCCGCCCGAACGGCCACATGGGCGCCATAGACTTGGCCTTCGTAGCCCGAACCTGAGCCCCCACGAGGAACAATGCCATGTCGGATCCCCGGATCGGTCTCGTGCTCGGCGGCGGCGGCGCGCGCGGCTTCGCCCATATCCCGGTGATCGAGGCGCTCGACGAACTCGGCCTCGTGCCCGCCGCCATCGCCGGCACCTCGATCGGCGCGATCATGGGGGCATCGCGCGGCAGCGGGCTGACCGGCCGGGAGATCCGCGAGCGGACGCTGGAGGTTTTCGGCAACCGCGCGGCCGCCCTCGGCAAGCTCTGGGATCTGCGCCCGCGCCGCTTCGCCGACATCCTCGCCCCCGGCGGGCTGGCGCTCGGCCAGCTCGACGCGGAACGCATCCTGTCGGTCTTCGTCGGCGACGCGATCGCGCCGACCTTCGCCGATCTCGTCATCCCGACCGCCATCGTGGCGACGGATTTCTACGCCTCCGGAGAGATCGCGCTGCGCTC
Encoded here:
- a CDS encoding LysR substrate-binding domain-containing protein, producing MRIDLDLDLLRAFLAVSETGSFTAAADVVGRTQSAVSQKILRLEDLIGTRLFDRTSRSLALTEDGRRLLEPARRLLDLNDETVRLFRTPQAQGTLRLGVADDFIPHQLPGLLARFRRHHPGIHIDLRTGMSCDLVAAMARGELDLAIAQRGATGATGRLLWREPMVWIAAAGWRAEPDRPVPLVALPAPCSYRRIAEAALADQGRSLQVTCTASSLMGIQAAVRGGLGATVLGRSFVAPGLDILGAAEGWPPLPDIEIVLIGEDGARADLAGPLVGFLTETLAAPRLQFVA